In the Advenella kashmirensis WT001 genome, one interval contains:
- a CDS encoding S-(hydroxymethyl)glutathione dehydrogenase/class III alcohol dehydrogenase — translation METKAAVATKAGAPLTIETVQLDGPRAFEVLVEIKASGVCHTDMFTLSGDDPEGIFPAILGHEGAGVVVEVGSGVTTLKPGDHVIPLYTPECRNCVFCLSRKTNLCGAIRETQGKGLMPDGTSRFKLNGKDVFHYMGTSTFSNYTVVPEIALAKIREDAPFEKVCYIGCGVTTGVGAVIYTAKVQPGDKVIVFGLGGIGLNVVQGARMAGADMIIGVDINPAREELARKFGMTHFVNPKEVEGDIVPYLVSLTKGGADHTFECIGNVNLMRQALESCHKGWGKSTIIGVAGAGQEISTRPFQLVTGRVWQGSAFGGARGRTDVPKIVDWYMEGKINIDDLITHVMPIEKINEAFDLMHAGTSIRSVVTFD, via the coding sequence ATGGAAACAAAAGCCGCTGTTGCCACCAAAGCCGGGGCGCCACTGACGATCGAGACTGTCCAGCTGGACGGCCCGCGTGCATTCGAAGTGCTGGTGGAAATCAAGGCATCGGGTGTGTGTCATACAGATATGTTCACGCTGTCCGGTGATGATCCGGAGGGCATTTTTCCAGCTATTCTGGGCCACGAAGGCGCCGGTGTGGTCGTAGAGGTGGGCTCTGGCGTCACCACGCTCAAACCTGGCGATCACGTGATTCCGCTTTATACGCCAGAGTGCCGCAATTGCGTATTCTGCCTGTCGCGCAAGACCAATTTGTGCGGTGCCATTCGCGAAACCCAGGGCAAGGGCCTGATGCCCGATGGCACCAGCCGCTTCAAATTGAATGGCAAGGATGTATTTCACTACATGGGTACGTCCACGTTTTCCAATTACACGGTGGTGCCGGAGATTGCACTTGCCAAAATCCGCGAAGATGCGCCTTTTGAAAAGGTCTGCTACATCGGCTGCGGCGTCACAACCGGTGTTGGTGCAGTCATCTATACAGCGAAGGTACAGCCCGGCGATAAGGTGATTGTATTTGGTCTGGGCGGCATTGGTTTAAATGTCGTTCAGGGTGCGCGCATGGCCGGTGCCGATATGATTATCGGCGTAGACATCAATCCGGCACGCGAAGAGCTGGCTCGCAAGTTCGGCATGACGCATTTTGTCAATCCGAAAGAAGTCGAAGGCGATATCGTTCCCTACCTGGTGAGTCTGACCAAGGGCGGCGCCGATCATACCTTTGAATGTATCGGCAATGTGAATCTGATGCGCCAGGCGCTGGAGTCCTGCCATAAAGGCTGGGGCAAGAGCACGATTATCGGCGTGGCCGGTGCGGGCCAGGAAATCTCGACACGACCATTCCAGCTGGTTACCGGCCGCGTCTGGCAGGGTTCGGCATTTGGCGGCGCACGCGGTCGTACCGATGTGCCAAAAATTGTTGACTGGTACATGGAAGGCAAGATCAATATTGATGACCTGATCACACATGTCATGCCAATCGAGAAGATCAACGAGGCATTTGATCTGATGCATGCGGGTACCTCGATCCGTTCCGTGGTTACTTTCGATTGA
- the gfa gene encoding S-(hydroxymethyl)glutathione synthase, producing the protein MSYNIHPAVNNGVQASTDNNFTGGKLVCNCETDRVEVTVNSQSAHNHLCGCSKCWRPAGALFSQVAVVPKESVQVTAHGDKLKVVDESAAIQRYACSGCGVHMYGRIENTQHPFYGLDFIHTERSPQTGWSAPTFAAFVSSIIETGTDPAEMDGIRARLNELGLPPYDALSPALMDVIATHVAKSKNAS; encoded by the coding sequence ATGAGTTACAATATCCATCCAGCCGTTAACAATGGCGTTCAGGCTAGTACAGACAATAACTTTACCGGTGGCAAACTGGTTTGTAATTGCGAGACAGACAGGGTCGAAGTAACAGTGAACTCGCAATCGGCCCACAATCACCTTTGTGGTTGTTCCAAATGCTGGCGGCCCGCCGGCGCCCTGTTTTCGCAGGTTGCCGTGGTGCCAAAAGAGTCTGTGCAGGTCACAGCTCATGGCGACAAGCTCAAGGTGGTCGACGAATCGGCAGCCATTCAGCGTTATGCGTGCAGCGGCTGCGGCGTTCACATGTATGGCCGTATTGAAAACACGCAGCATCCATTCTATGGGCTCGATTTCATTCATACAGAGCGTTCTCCCCAGACCGGCTGGTCTGCGCCCACCTTTGCCGCTTTTGTCTCGTCCATTATTGAAACAGGTACCGATCCTGCGGAAATGGATGGCATTCGTGCAAGACTGAACGAACTGGGATTGCCGCCCTATGATGCGCTGTCGCCAGCGTTGATGGACGTTATCGCAACACACGTTGCAAAATCGAAAAATGCATCTTAA
- a CDS encoding alpha/beta fold hydrolase produces the protein MKATLLHGTHDWICPAANVHLLQRFLPGADVHWVPGGTHTPSDPLILAALTQTMAQLSDAS, from the coding sequence ATGAAGGCTACTTTGCTGCATGGCACGCATGACTGGATATGTCCGGCCGCCAATGTGCATTTGCTGCAGCGCTTCCTTCCCGGCGCCGATGTGCACTGGGTACCGGGTGGCACCCATACGCCGTCGGATCCACTCATTCTTGCGGCGCTGACTCAGACCATGGCGCAGCTCTCGGACGCGTCCTGA